Part of the Puntigrus tetrazona isolate hp1 chromosome 10, ASM1883169v1, whole genome shotgun sequence genome is shown below.
TAGAGAGTCTTGTGATCAAAATCACCATTGAAGCaataaaagtgacagaaaatatCCACATCGCCCCTATGATCAGAAACATGGCTGGTTTGGTTACAATGACATGATACCGCAGAGGAAAACAAATAGCTACCAATCTGTCAAAAGCCAAAGCGAGAAGTGTCAAAGACTGGAGAttcatgaaatgaaatacaaaaaacatatttgccaAACATGCTTCATAGGAAATGTCCTGGtgctcaaataaaaacatgtctaGGACTTTTGGAATCAAAGCTGAGCTTCCACACAGATCACAAAGAGCTAGGtgaaaaacagcaatatatttGGCTGTGTGGAGTCTGCGGGccaaatatataatacacatgaTAAATGAATTTCCTAAAACAGTCACAACATACACTAAAGACAGGAAAACATAGTAGTATTTTGCATGTGGGATATTAAAAAAACCATTGATAAAAAATGTAGCAGGACGAACAAAGGTCACATTTGCAGAGGAGTTTGACTGCATGGAGCTCATGATGACTGTTGTCTGGCTTTATGTGTCACTTGTGATGAAGAACTGTAGAACTAAGcagaaatacatttcataacagaaaatattcacattaaaataatttcatgtcACATTAATGTTAGGATATTCTTTAATACATTCATATtgcactaataataaacataatttgcaGTCAAATCAGTAGCGAGAAACTGAGGAAACAAATGGTTTATACTCAACCTTTTCCAAAGCTGCCACCATCTCATTCACTTACCAGCCATCAAACAAATTTATAGCAGATCATTCTCCTGCCCTTTGGAGTTTAGTTCATAGATCATTTCCCTACAGACTTGAGGAAAATGGGCAGAAGTAAATTTAGCATGTGACATCATGGAATTATTGCCAAACAGGATTCATATGATTCAGATGGCTAAATTCATGTTTCCAGTGGCACAGGTGATAAACCGCATACTGTTTTTGAAGCAATACATCACAGTACACATGCAGAAGAGACATACTAGTTGTGTAGTTTTTCTTAGAGAGTAGCATGATTAGTGTTCGTGTTGATAGCACAGAgggtatattattatttttctcttcttttacaCATGCTAGTTGGaaacttttttatgtaaaatataacattgtttattgtgtggattaaaaaatgttgtatgCCATATTTAGTACTTGCATAcgtgttgtttaatatttttgtccttCGACTGCATCAGTTTAGATTATACAACACATCACAATGTTTCAAATAGCAAAGAATAGTGGGAATAGTCATAATTAaagataataacaataaagttaGTAATGCACATGATGGAATCCCCAAAACAGTCACGACATACACTAATAACAAGAAAACAGTAGTATTTTGCATGtgacttgttaaaaaaaacactgatgaaTAATGCTGCAGGATGAAGGTCACATTTGCAGAGAAGTCTGCCTGCATAGAACTCATGATACCtgttgtttggtttttgtttcACTTGTAATCGATCCTCTAGGCGGCCTGAAGGAGCATGGCCATCAACTGATGAGTAGCTACCATGCTGGGGGGCTGCTAAGCATCATCCTCAGCTAAAGAAGATAATAGACCCTCTTCTGATGCAGCGATAAACCTATCCTCATAGGGAGCCCCAAAAGAGACACTGGGTCCGCCACCATCTTTCGGGGGCTCCACAGGACTACACTAATAGGGGTTGGGGTCTTTGGGGGCTTGCCCAGGGATCAATGCTGACCATGATCCTCAGGTCCCTCTTACCCATAGCCAGTGCAGCCGCAGAGTCTTTCTGATTTGGGCTGGGTAGTCGGCGAGGTTAGGCTCATTATAAACTAGATCTGTGACCTTAGTATAGCCATGGACATATGCTCACAATGTGGACATGAGCCATCCATGAATGCGGTCATGACCATTGTCAGAGTTAACTGAACTACTGCATCCAGAAGCACACGGTCGGAAAGAGATCTTGTGAGACACTTTCAACAACAAGCTACAGAAATTTGCTCTTTTAGCTGGTTGCCCGAGGAACCACTGCACTGAAATGCAAGGTATGGATTCCCGCAGCTGAGAAACTAGCTGTGATGATCTGCTGTGAAAATAAAGCCAAACTAGTGGAGGTTGCTTTCACTAAACACACCATATGAAACAACAGGTTCACTGGTTTATTGTGAAATGGGCTGTTCTCACAGTGCGTTCACACCAGACATGACTTGCACAAATAATTGGACGGCTGAGTTGAGTTTACTAGCATCATTCGCAGTTGTGTAATTCGCTTCAATTGTGCATAAAATTCACTTAGACACGGATTTGCTTCATTGGGAGGGCCTTCTGACTGTTGTCTTTATTTCACAATACGCTTTTATAATGCctattgttaattaaaactgacatttaacaAAAGGCAGAGATGTGTTtgtcatatttcttttattacagTGAAGATAATCAAAGTATGTGCACAATGTCTATTACATCACTACTAGAGCAAGATCCTGATTGGTTAAGACAAATTTTGTCAAagttcagaattttttttaaacgccaAATGCCCAAAATGCTCAATTTGCGCCACCTCATTTGTGTCATGCAACAAGAGGTCTAATCTTGTCTTTGTATTGAAATAACatgtaaaacaaatcaaatcaacatgTAATACTTCATTCACTTCTGGTGTGATGTTTAAACTGTCACAAACTGGGCTTGAATATAGGTCTCTGGTGTGGTGGTCAAGCGATTTACCACTTATCCACAAGGGCAGTAATGTTGAACCTAAACGAAACACTCTAGGCAGAGCTCCAGGCAATCTagatttaactaaaaaaattaaaaaaaattcaacaaaagTTCTTCTCAGACAGAGGTATAGGTAACAGAGCAAATAATAGAAACAAAACTCCACAGGgggagaaaacaaaaccaattaaTTGCACAAAGAAAAATCCACAAACACCTTACTTGAGGTAGCTTGAAAAGAATTAGGTGACACAAGGCAGAAATTAACAGCCAAGACTCAAAAACCAAATGAAGAACAAAGGAGAAAAATCACAACTTAAATACCCAATGGAAAACAAAGCACAGGTGACCTAGATATCACTAACTAGGACACACAAGGAAGAACTAAGGCAGAGGGGAACACAGGGGCCTCTAGAGGCATGGAGACCAACTGCAGGGAGTGGGATGCTGACATAAACGTGCATTTAAAATGGGATTAAGCTATATTGTGGTTGTGCAATATGCATAATTGACCAAAACACATCCTTAAAGACCTTATATGTTAGAATAAGGAATgtacgtttattttaaaaactacactACCCAGAATACGTATTTCTTGCTGTCATGTCAccataataatattaagcaaGGAAACAAACAAATGGTGGGAAAACTAGAACTAAGGCGGTCCAACTGAGGAAGTGAGCTACAGTGGAGGAAATGGAGTTGGAGAGAGACCAGGTAAGGGTGGAGCCAAATGACTTGCTGGCTTTTGGAGAGGAGAGGCTAGGCAGGAATTTGGTCCCAGGAGAACTTGAGCTAGGTGGAACCAGCAGAATCACTGGAGATATTTAGCCAACATAGCTTTCTTTATTTAAACTCTTTGAGTTTTTTCCATCCTACAGGTTTGAGAGGACTTTGGACTGACAAAGATGAAGATTGGGAGTTGCAGGTAAGTAGTCAGAGTTTGAATGAGTCAGGTAAGAGTCAGTAAAATGACTTTAAGACCTGACAAAGCTATAGTGACTTCTGAGTGCAGGTCTGTTAGGATGGAGGTGATGGAAGTTCAAGAGCAGTGATGGATCAAGAATGTAATTTTTGGGAACTCATGATTGTTCCTCTGAATGGAGTCCTCCTCAGTTATCTCAGAAGGAGGAGGTATGACTGGCTTATCCGTTCCTGGGAAAGAAGGAGTGAGACGGTTAGTGTAAGGCTTCAGTAGAGAAACGTGGGTGTGAATACTGTAAGTGAGTGGAAGGTCCAGTTGGTGAATGAAGCTGTGATTTATCTTATGGCAGGGCAGCCAGAGCCACATAAACAGCTATACCTAGTAGACAGACATCTGAATGGCTCTTATGTCTTATGTCTCCTGACAGCATGTTGGAGATGGACATGTGAGTcccacactctctcactctccttGTACCAGAAACCCACCACTGGAATCTCTCTGATTCCATTGGCAGTAACTGTGCAGGTACCGGctgttgaaatgaaaatggcaTCTGTAGGTTAAACTGACAGAGACCCCAAGGATCACCAAACCCCGGAGATCAGCTGTGGCTCTCTGGGATATCAAAGTTTCTGAACAATTGGTGGAACAGTTGAGTTTTCAGAGTTAGGTAATCCAGGTAGAGGAAAGAGTTTACAGGCCTTGGGCAATCTATTGACTACCTCCAAGATGCAAGTACAGGATTCTGACTCTGGCAGGTTGGTGACAAAGTCGACTCCGATGTGGGACCAGGGTATTAGTAGAAGTAATAGTTGGCCATCAGGAAGATGACAGGTGTCTTTAGATGATGACAGCACTGTAGAGATTGGTCCACTGATATTTGCAGAATTTTTGAGCCATATAGAAAGAGAGTTACGACAGCAGATCATGGAGCCACTCAATAGCGCTCATACATTCAGCGGCATAGAGATGCAGCAGAGGAGATCACTGCAGATTCAGCAGAAGCCATCTCGCAGGCTTACAATAATGtcagcattttcttttcattttctttgatgATGATTGGATGATCAGAGAGCGTATTAGTCAAAGCTCTTCAACCGGCTGCAGAGGTAGACCTTCAAGAGACTCGGTGTGAGGATGAGAGTCAAAGggatacattaaaaaacataa
Proteins encoded:
- the LOC122352429 gene encoding olfactory receptor 51E2-like, which codes for MSSMQSNSSANVTFVRPATFFINGFFNIPHAKYYYVFLSLVYVVTVLGNSFIMCIIYLARRLHTAKYIAVFHLALCDLCGSSALIPKVLDMFLFEHQDISYEACLANMFFVFHFMNLQSLTLLALAFDRLVAICFPLRYHVIVTKPAMFLIIGAMWIFSVTFIASMVILITRLSICRSNIVNSYFCDHGPIYRLACNDNTINSIMANICFGLLICMPLILIIISYFCIALVMLKIAHGVDRIKAMKTCTSHFMLVAVFYVPLLGINIAALATFIHPNARIINNSLTQTIPPLLNPIIYTLKTEEVMQSVKDLYKRNKVNTRLLQRKRLNANGY